The window GGCGCGGCCAGATTCTTTGTTGACTTTCTTCCAACTCCAAGCACAAACTGTTATCGGGCCGTCCGGCCCAGGGGGCGGTGGACGCCCCTGGGTGCAGCGAACGAAGTTCTGGGGTTACCGAAGCAACATTCGAAGTAGAACAACCAAGGCCAGCAGGAATCGCCAGTCAAGCACGACACTGCTAGCAACCGTGAGCCACCCGCCTCTTGGTTTGGGCATTCTGCCCACCTCCTTACCTCGACCGATCCGAAGACCGTTCCTGCGGTTTTCGGATCGATCGATATCGGAAGAGATCGACTCTACGTTGGTTGGCAAACGCCAAGTGAGTCGGAGCACATCATTCTGCAAGCACCGACAGAACCTGATTTGGTCATCGGGTTGAATTCGATGAGGGAGATATGGCGATCATCACCGGAATATCGATAAAGTCCATGATTGAAAGCATCAAGCGAGATCTCAACAGCGCAACAGCTGACATCGAAGTCATTCAAATTAAGATGTAGGCACTGTCTGAGATGCACGATCCCTTATTCGAGCGTTATGAGGAATTGATCTTTGAAAACCTCGGGTTGCGCGGAGAGCTTGCTAAACGCCCCGCGGTTCCGACAGTGTGAGGCGGTTGGGTACAGTTGGACTTGCTTCACGGCCGCGGGAAGACTGTTCCCAGCCAGTTCAGGATCGATCAAAGACGACCACCGAGTGACCTCTGCTCTGCCTGACGTTTGCCTGGATTACCGCCCACTGTTTGTCCTCTGCGTGATCCTTCGCTTTCTGCTTCCTGCGATTCAGCTCCCAGTCGACTGGGCCAGCCTGAAGGCCTTCACTGAACTTGGTGGGTCGGTAAATCCTCCCGTTGAATTTGGCATTTAGCAAGCCGGACTGTAACTCTGAGTCAGCAGGAACAACAAGGCCCGGATTGCTCCCGGCCCATTGTGAGTAGTCAAGCTGCATTCCGACTATCCGGCAGAAGTTCCTGCCGCCAATCATCCTTCAGTTTGCGAACCCCTTTGAGCATAAGTGCTCCCTGGTGGAAGCTCGAGGACGCTGCAATTGACGCTCGACAAGATGCTTCGATCGTTCCACAGTAAGCCAATCAGCCAAAGACCGCGTTCTCTGTTGCTCATGGCTTTCCACCTGGACAGAAGCTTCTCTGACCAGATGTTGTTCTCGCCGAACTCCTCGTCAAGGAAATCTAGCCAGGAACCGTTTGAAACATAATCTAGCGATTCCAGGAACATGTCCCGGATGAATCCCGGAGCTCTATTACCCGGTAGTGTTGCTCTCATTGGTTTTCTCCATAAGGAAATTACCACTGAGTTTGATAGAGAGTGTTTGTTCTCGGGGCGACCCCGCTGGATACGCTCAAGTTCTTCCAGTCGTCACGATGAATCCGTGACTGCCGCACCATACCATGCCGCTAATCATCGACAGTGGTTAGCGTAATTGTACCCTGCGCGTCAGGCTCGGACCGGATTCCAGTCGCGCTCGGCGACGATGTGTCATCGAAGGGTGATTCGTGGTGAGATGCGTGTTTATGAGGACTTTTCTATGCGCAGCCGAAGCCTGCGCCGGAGGCGAAAGCCTGACGCTGGCGCGGCAGATTCTCCGGCAAGTAGGCCTTAACCTAGCGAAGGCCGAAAAAGCGGCAAAATATTCGCCTTCTGGTCAGCGGCTGGCCGCTTGAGCGGGAGGCACTGCCGCATATCGAGGGTGAAGGTGCCGTAGGGATTGACGTGCTGCCACTTGAGGGGCGAGAGGGCGCGGAGGTCTACTGCCGTGAGCCGATCCCGCCATTGTTCTTCCTCCAGCACCTGCTGAATCATGAGGGTATTCACGTAGACGAGGCTGATTTGCAGCAAATGCAGTGACAGCATGAGGATTTCCTGGTCTTCCAGCCTGTTGCTGGCGAACTCGCCGCCCTTCCCATAGAGGATGAAGTTGTTGGCGCTGTTCCAGTTTTTGATGACCTGCAAGCCCTCGTGAATCTCCCGACGCAGCTGCTCCTGGCGGAGATAATCGCACAGGAAGATGGTTTTCAGGGCCTTGCCCAACTCGCACAGCGCCCTATAGGTCGGATGCTGCACGTTGTTCTTGGTGAAACGTCGCAGGATGGATTCAGCATCCGCAGTCCCCAGGCGCAGAGCAGTCGTGAACTTGATGAGCTCGTCGTATTGCTGTTCGATGATCTCCCAATTGATTGGGCGGGTCAGGATCGGCTGCAGATTGGCGTATTTTTCCGGCGCACCACTTTGCGACCTATAAAGCCGCTGTTTCTTGAGGTTTTTCAAGCGTGGCAGAAGCTCAAACCCCAAAAGATCACTGAAAGCGAAACCGACTTCGCTCTGCCCATGAGTGTCCACGTATTGCTTCTCCACGTCCATCTCCGTGTCATGGCGCAGCACTCCTTCGATCATGGAGGAAACCTCTGAGGAAGAAGGCGATTTCAGTTGCGAGTAGATGCACGCTGAGTTCTTCTCGACGTGCCGATAGATCATGACGCCGCGACCGTTATAGCGCACGTGCCATTCAGTGATCAGGTTCTGGTCCCAGGCCCCAAACTGTTTCGAGTCCGAGGCACACGCCGTGGTTCCCTCGCCCCACAGCCTCGGATTGCGGGTGTGGAAGATAGCGTTGCATACTCTGGCGATTGCCGCTCTCAACTGTTCTTTCGTAATGTATCGCCGACGGATGTATTGCAAGTCGGCGTAGCCGTCCTCGCCTCCTCCACTGCACATTCGTTTGAGGCCGGCATTTGTTCCCAGGCCATACAAACACAAAAGCAGGCGACGTTGCAGAAAGTCTCCATCAAGAACCTCGCGGGCACCAACCGTGCGAAACGCATCGGTAAAGTGGACGCGCAATTCCGTCTCCTTCAAGATGTCGAGCAGGTTTGTCATGGGCCAGCGTTCGACCAATGCAGCTGTTAATGCCACGATGTTGGACGGCTCGGGCAGCGCCTCCAGCGGCGACAAGACGATGCGTCCCTTGCTTTTTTTGGTGGGGACGATTTTGACTTGCTTGTCGGTTGGTAACTCAGTATCGAAGGCGGTGAGTGCGGCCTCCATCCGTGCGCGTATCTTTTGTACAAACGCTCCCGCATCACGAGGTTAGTTGAGCGCCGCGTAGTACTCGTCGCGACGCAGATCGAAATCCTGTGGCAGATCCTCGTCGGGGTTGCGAAAGCGATGCGCGCCCTTCGCCCATATTTCCTTGCAACGCACTTTTTCGCGCAATGCTGTCAGCACACACCACTCATAGGAGATGCGATTGATCGCTCCCTCGTGCGCATCGTCCAGCACCAATTCTCGCCAATCGTCACTCACCACGCCGTCCAGCGGCACCTCCTCGCTTGTGGGAAACACTGCGGTCTTGCGATCGCGGTATTTGTAGAGCAGAGCCAGCGCATCCATCACCGGGCGATGCCGGTCGTTGTTGCACTGGAACGACAAAACCTCGACCAAAGCTGGCACAATGCGGCGGTAGTGATGGCTGTAAGATGCGCGCGTCACCACCTTCACCTGCCGTTCGTGCTTCTCGGCTGCCTCAACTTCCTGGATCAGTTCTTCCAGCGTTCTTTCGCCTACTGCGGGGTAGATTACGTCTTTCACGATCCCGTCTGGCTGGTCTTTGGCGGCTTTGGCGAGCTTGTACAGCAACCTGGCCTTGCCCACAACCTTCTTGGCAAATTTCAGAAGCTCGATGTCTACCTTCTCCTCTGCGCGCACGCCTACTCGGTGGGTTATGCGGATCAACAGTTCGACCAGGCTGTCTGTGATTTCCTTCTGTCGCTGCCAGCAGAGAGCGGCCAGCAGCGTATAACGGACTTCGGGTGGATGACGCCGCAACTCGCGAGGAGGTTCGCTGGCGGCGCGCTGGCGGTATTGTGTAACCAGCCTGGCGGGCACGCCGCGAAACAGTCCTTCCGGCAAATTCAGTGCACGCAGTTGCTGGAGCTTGGCGATTTCATCCAGGACAGTCTCGACACTCACCGCACCGGCATCGTCTTTCACCGCGGCAAGCTCGGAGCGTATGGGAACAACGGCATCTGATCCACGTCGGCGGCACTCCCTGGGATCTGGGTGTTGACCAGAGCATCCAGGGCTTGGCGGGTGGCGGGCATAAGCTGCGCCGTGGCCTCCGCCACCATCCGTTCCTCACGCTGCCCAACCGCCAGTCGCAAAAGACGGCGCATCCGCTCAGGTGACGGTGGTTCCAGACGCAGCGTGCGCAAATGGCCGTACGCTGCAATCTTGAATGCCTCCGCTTCTGGGTTGAATGAGGCGACCCGCTCTTTCAACCACGCAATAAAAGCCGGTTCATCTTCGGCATGGAAGAGCTGGAAACCGCAGTACTCTCGATCTGGGCGCGCTGATGGCGCTGAGTCCTCTCGCTCCATTCCTCTTCGAGGTATGCCCCCGGTGGCACACCGGTCTGGTTGGCCAAATGGAAAACGATCGTGGTTACAACTTCCTCGCGGCGCTCTGGAAAGTGTCCTTCGAATTGAGACGTCTTGAGCAGAACAGCGAAGCTGAGCCGGGTAGCGCCAGCTTTATTGCCCAGCAAGGCGCGCTCTTCGCCGGAGAGTGTCCAGTGTTGGGCCAGCTCGTCTGGATGCCAGTCCTGCTTCATCGGCTACAAACACTCCCCGGCGCGATCGCAGGAGCGGTGGGGAATCCTGGTTTCGCAGTGGGTTGATTCGGCTGGTAGCCAATATAGATGGCCAAATGGGAGATGGCCAAGTAGAATTGTCTTTCGCGCTTCTTGGCCACATGGTTACAACTTGGCCAAGTGGCGTATACCCAACTTGACCGCCCGCCTATGAAAATCGCCCGAATCTACCTCCGAGTCTCCACCGATGATCAAGATCTTACTCGCCAGACCGAAATCGAGCACAGTACCCGCACTGCCGGCTTTTATGTCGCCGGGGTCTACCGCGAGAAGGCCTCGGGGGCCCGCGCCGACCGGCCAGAACTGCTGCGCATGATCGCCGACCTCCAATCAGGCGAGGTTGTCGTCGCCGAAAAGATCGACCGGATCAGTCGGTTGCCACTGGCTGAGGCTGAGAAATTGGTCGCTTCGATCAGAAGCAAGGGTGCCAAGCTGGCAGTTCCGGGCGTCGTAGACCTATCGGACCTCGCGGCAGAGGCTCACGGAGTTGCACGAATACTTCTGGAATCTGTGCAGGAGTTGTTGCTGAAACTGGCTCTGCAAATGGCCAGAGACGACTATGAAACTCGCCGAGAACGGCAACGCCAAGGGGTACGACTCGCCAAGATCGCTGGCAAATACATGGGTCGTATCCCTGACACTACTGCCCACCACCGCATCATCGCGCTACGCACCGCCGGCCAGACAATCAAGCAAACCGCAGCTCTAACCGGGTGCAGCCTCAGCCAGGTCAAGCGCATCTGGGCACTGCGTCTGGCAACCGCCAGACCTGCCGAGGAATAACATAAGTTGCTTTTTGGCCTTCGCTAGGTTAAGGCGTTTCAGGAAGGGTGAGATGAAACGTGCTTCCGTTTGCGGTCGGCAAGACCGCAAACGTAAACCAATACTCAGCGATCAATCGAACTGAGCGAAGGAATTGGTCGAAATCGATAGGCTTGATGATGTACGAGCTACAGCGCAGCTTGTGCAGTTTCAGAATCTCTTCTTCCATCTGCAGTTACCTCTATGGATACGATAGTCCTGCCTCTTCATGGAGAATGTAATATACGTCACTCTTTCTCTGTGACTTGCGTCGCATCGTAATCACCGGTTTTCAGTGCAATCTGAAAGTAAATAACAACCAACTAATATCAACAGCTATTGTGTACCGTGGTCGAAGCACTGGGAGGTTTCAAATCATTCTGCGCCTTGCTGCAACGGTTCATCGTGGCCGGAGATGTGCGAAAGAAGGATACGTCTCCATTCGGCTCGGCAATTGCCGTTCAATGACACGCTCACGCTCACCATTGCGACCGGATAGCTCAGGCGCAATGAGATTCCAGCGGGTCCAGCGCATAGTGCAGCAACATCGCCACGGCACAAGAAGTTAGACGCGTCGCCGCTGAGTCCGCGCGACTCGTAAGAATCACCGGAACTTTCGTCCCCAGCACAATCCCAGCCAACTGCGCGCCCCCCAGATACTCCAGCTGCTTGGCCAACATATTGCCGGATTCAAGATCCGGCACCACCAAGATATCCGCCTGCCCCGCCACCCGAGACACGAGCCCTTTGATCTGTGCGGCTTTCGCGCTCACTGCGGTGTCGAAGGCCAACGGACCATCCAGCATCCCGCCAGTGATCTGACCGCGCTCGGCCATCTTGCATAGTGCAGCGGCATCGAGGGTTGATTTGATCTTGGGATTAACAGTTTCAATCGCGGACAGCAAGGCTACTTTCGGTTCGGGGATCCCAAGTGCATGAGCAAGTTCGATAGCGTTTTGGACGATGTGAACCTTGTCCTCCAACTCAGGCTCGATGTTGATCGCGGCATCTGTGATAAGCAGAGTGCGCGGGTAGGCTGGCGTATCCATCACAAACACGTGTGAGATCCGCCTTGAGGTGCGCAGCCCGGTATCCCGAGCCATCACCACGCGCATCAGTTCATCGGTATGCAGGCTACCCTTCATGAGAGCCTGAGACTGCCCGCTGCGGCACATGGCTACGCTGATCTGGGCCGCTAGTTCTTCCGTTGCGGCATCAACAATCGGATAGCCGGTGATATCCAGCCGAGCCTTCCTGGCCAATGCATCTAATGCCATCGTCGGTCCAACCAGCGTGGCCTTGATGATTCCGGCCTGAGCCGCCTCAGTTGCGCCGCGCAGCGCCACCTCGGAGAGTGGCCAGCAAACTGTGGTGGTGATTGCCGGCAGATTTTTGCAACGCTCCAGAAACTGATAAAAGACGTGAAAGTCCGGAGGATGGCTGACCAATGGATCCACGGTAGTCGATTCCACCAGACTTGCGAGATCGCTCATCAAGAGTTCTCCTTACAGGATCGGACTGCCTCTAGAATCATCTCGTCCGCTCTGAGCGTCAAGACTCGATCTGGAGGGTTGAAGACGATCGTTTGGCGCACTAAAGGCTATCCGGTTTACGCTCGCATTCAATCAAGTTCTCTACGTCTATTGGAGACCTATATCGGCCAACTGCTTGGGGTTGGGCTCGTCGACAGCAACCAGATTATGGCACATTGAGCAGTCATTCGTGATGCTAGTGCCATTCTTCGCCGTATGACTTCCGTCGTGACAACGCATACACCCTCCTGTCAAGGCGGCGGAGTGACCTATGTTGTTTGGATGCGTGCCCCATGTGACTTTCATGAATGGAAAGACATTCTGGTTATAGATCAAAACGAGTGCATTGGCCGCTTGCTCCACCTGCACGCGTTGGCTGTTCCAGATATCCGGATATTGAGATCGATAGAAGCCTTCGAGACCACCAGTGATTTTGGCGGTTGCCTCCTCAGCGGAGGTGTAGCTGGCTCTTATGAGCACGAGTCCTTGCTTGTGAACGAACAGCAGGGAGGCGGAAGGAGTGCCAGCCGCCATGTCCTTGTTGAGCGCGTCCTCTGGAGTATCGAAGGAGTGCGCTGGACGATTGTGGCAGTCAATGCAGTCCATCTCATGCCTCTGGCCGGTAATGGTTCCGCTTGTCGAACCAGAGTTGAAATCAGTGGCCGAACCATCGTCATTTCGCTTGCTGACGAAGTTGATGGTCTGGCGGTGGGAGTCGGTGGCAACGAATTCAATATGGCCAAGGTGGGCGCCGTGAATGCCACTGAGCTTGCCAAATTGATTGCGGCCGCCGATATGCATCACAATTAGGGTTCGCGAGACGGCGTTCTTTTCATCATCACCGTAGGATGTTTTTACCAGGAGCTTGTCGCCGATCGATCGATCCGGATTATGACAGTTGAGACAGGTTGCGCTGGCGGGAGGCAGCCTGTCTCCAGGCATAATCGGTTGCGGGTAGTTGTGAAAAATGACCATGAGCAACTGCCTGGTGCCGTTCATTTTGGCGTGGACATAGCCGGGAACTCCGGGCGCGACATGACATTCTGTACACGCAACGCCGGAATGCGAGGCCACGCCATAAGCCTTCCACTCAGGAGCCATGACGTGGCAGCCCTGGCCGCAGAAGTTGGGCGTATCCATGTACGCCACGCCGCGGTAACTTGCAGTGCCGACAATGACAAAATTGATGAAGGTGGCTACGACAACAAAATTGACTCCGTGGCGAAAGATGGGGTCGGCAAAGTCAATTTTGGGATAGACCGCAGGCAGGCGGTCGAGAGCTACCAGGTGACGATGGCGCAGCCACATGCCGATTGGAATGAGAAGCAGGCCAAGGACAAAGATCGCAGGCAGGCAGAGATCGAAGATGATCCCGATGTAGGGATTGGTCGAACCGCCGTGGCCGAAGATATCCACGACCCAGAAGCCGACCAGGGTCAGGGCTGACGCGCTGGTGAGCGCTCCGCCAATCAAGCTGATCGGGTTGTTCCCGAAAAAGAGAGATGGCCTGAGCCACTCCTTCTCAAATCTGGTGAACCAGCTCATACCTGCCCTGTCCCTCGACTACTTCTTCTGCAAAGTGTGGATGTAGCCGATCACTCCCTTGATCTCCGCGTCCGTGAGCTTGCCCTTATAAGCGGGCATCTTCCCTTTGCCGTTCGTGGTAGCTTCGATCAGTTCGGCGTCGGACTTCTGCAGGATCTGCGGGTCGTTGAAGGGAATTGCCTTCATCGACTTGCCGGCCGGCGTAGCGCCAAGTCCGTCGGCGCCATGGCACATCTGGCATTTCGCCTTGTAGGTATCGCCGCCAAGGCCTTGGGCAAGGGCAGGAATGCTGGTGACGACAAGGGTGAGAGCAACGGCAACAGCCTGGGAGGTGCGATTCAGCATGGGAGATCTCCTTTTGAATTCAGGGCGGGCACGATCGACGACCGAGTTGAAAATTCAGAACGCATAGTTTACCGAGAGCGTGTAGAGGTTACCGCGAAAGTTCCGGGGCGCCGTGGGCCCAATGGGCGATCCTTCGCCGTAGCCGAAGTAGTTGTAATCGGCCTTCCAGGACCAGTTCTTCTGAATATCCATGACGACATTGGCGTAAGGCGACTGATACTGAGACTGCAGTGATCCATTCACCTGACGTAGATTGATCGCGTCGCTGTTGCCATTGACCGCGCTCATGCGATAGCCGCCGTTCAGATGAACACGCTTCACGGGGGCCAGCATGAATGCCAACGATCCGAATTGCGTCGGCGCGTTGTAATATCCGGTGCTCGCAAACGGCGTTCCGGCTGCAACACATACATCCGGTGCCGTACTGGCATTGGGCGGGGCGGGCGTGGATGCGTAGCACTCGATTGTGCTCGAATAGACGCTGTCGTAGCCGTAGTTCATGTCCAACGACCACTTCTCGCTGGGTGCAATCGAGGCGCCAACGGAGAAGTCGCGATTGTGCTCCAGATGATTGACAGTCTGCACGTTATCGCTGCTCTCACGAATGTTGATTGCACCCGAGAGGGTAAGCCATCCCTGCGGCTTGTAGGTACTGCGCAGGCGGTAGTGTTCCATGTGGCGCGGGCTGATGCGGGTAAAGGCGTTATCCGCATACATGGCGTCAACGTCGAAGTTGACACGCCATTGTGGGCTCGGCCGCAACGCAGAGCCGAAAAGACCCCAGTTTTCGTGAATAGGAATGAAGTCTCCGCCGGCGTCGGTGATGATGCGGCTGCGATAGCGGTAGCCAAGCGAAACTCGCGCCCGCGACGTAGCGTCCCAGGCCACGAGGAAGGTATTGGTCTTGGTCTTCTGATTGAGGAATTCAGAATCGGCCGTTACTGCGGGCGGATTGGGGGAAATCACCGGGGTTGCCAACAACGATGCCCCCAGATAGTCGGTTTCGCTAAGGTTATTTCTTCCCGGCACACGGAAGTTCCAGAAATTGAAGAGATTTGTTGCAGTAACTGTCGGGGTAATCTGCCATGTCACGCCGAGGTCGCCATTGACATCCACCCGGCGCGCATTGGCTGAGCCAGTTACAACCGATTCGCGTAGTGTTGTGCGGCTTTCAAGGCCGTTGAATGTTTCGTTGAAATTGTTTAGATTGGCGGTCGCTCCGCTATAAAGCAGCCGCCCATTGAATGTGAAATGTGGAACATCTGCGCTCTGGAATCGGAGTTGTTCGCTGGGCATCAGCGTACGAGTCGGCGCAGTACGGCTGTACGAAAGAAAGGCATTACAGGTTGGATTGACAGCCCCAGTCGAGGTAAATGGTGCGGCGCAGGGAGTCTTCCATACCGAAGAGATATCGATTCCCAGACTGACCGGCGTGCCATTGGACAGTTGATAATTCAGGCCACCAAGTCCCCAGGTGGTATCACCCTTGTAATTGGTCACGAATTCGTCATAACTCACGGTCGTGTGCTTGAAAAGTCTCCAGTCGAGGCCGCCTGTCCAACTGTCAGTCATATTGCGCCAGTCTTGTGTGAGCAGAGCTTCGGTGCCAAAATGCACGGAACTGTAGGATGGCCCTTCGCTGATGCTGTGGTTGTACCCGAAGCGCACGCTGACGCGCGACAACGGAGCCAGAGTAAGGTTGAGGTCGGTCATGCGACGCACGGTGTTATAGAGATGCGGCGAATCGAGAATAGGCAGAAACGGTGTGGATGCCGGCGGAATCAGAGGATTGGCCAGCAGG is drawn from Acidicapsa acidisoli and contains these coding sequences:
- a CDS encoding c-type cytochrome; the protein is MLNRTSQAVAVALTLVVTSIPALAQGLGGDTYKAKCQMCHGADGLGATPAGKSMKAIPFNDPQILQKSDAELIEATTNGKGKMPAYKGKLTDAEIKGVIGYIHTLQKK
- a CDS encoding recombinase family protein — encoded protein: MKIARIYLRVSTDDQDLTRQTEIEHSTRTAGFYVAGVYREKASGARADRPELLRMIADLQSGEVVVAEKIDRISRLPLAEAEKLVASIRSKGAKLAVPGVVDLSDLAAEAHGVARILLESVQELLLKLALQMARDDYETRRERQRQGVRLAKIAGKYMGRIPDTTAHHRIIALRTAGQTIKQTAALTGCSLSQVKRIWALRLATARPAEE
- a CDS encoding bifunctional enoyl-CoA hydratase/phosphate acetyltransferase, with translation MSDLASLVESTTVDPLVSHPPDFHVFYQFLERCKNLPAITTTVCWPLSEVALRGATEAAQAGIIKATLVGPTMALDALARKARLDITGYPIVDAATEELAAQISVAMCRSGQSQALMKGSLHTDELMRVVMARDTGLRTSRRISHVFVMDTPAYPRTLLITDAAINIEPELEDKVHIVQNAIELAHALGIPEPKVALLSAIETVNPKIKSTLDAAALCKMAERGQITGGMLDGPLAFDTAVSAKAAQIKGLVSRVAGQADILVVPDLESGNMLAKQLEYLGGAQLAGIVLGTKVPVILTSRADSAATRLTSCAVAMLLHYALDPLESHCA
- a CDS encoding DUF4158 domain-containing protein — its product is MKQDWHPDELAQHWTLSGEERALLGNKAGATRLSFAVLLKTSQFEGHFPERREEVVTTIVFHLANQTGVPPGAYLEEEWSERTQRHQRAQIESTAVSSSSMPKMNRLLLRG
- a CDS encoding cytochrome c3 family protein, with product MSWFTRFEKEWLRPSLFFGNNPISLIGGALTSASALTLVGFWVVDIFGHGGSTNPYIGIIFDLCLPAIFVLGLLLIPIGMWLRHRHLVALDRLPAVYPKIDFADPIFRHGVNFVVVATFINFVIVGTASYRGVAYMDTPNFCGQGCHVMAPEWKAYGVASHSGVACTECHVAPGVPGYVHAKMNGTRQLLMVIFHNYPQPIMPGDRLPPASATCLNCHNPDRSIGDKLLVKTSYGDDEKNAVSRTLIVMHIGGRNQFGKLSGIHGAHLGHIEFVATDSHRQTINFVSKRNDDGSATDFNSGSTSGTITGQRHEMDCIDCHNRPAHSFDTPEDALNKDMAAGTPSASLLFVHKQGLVLIRASYTSAEEATAKITGGLEGFYRSQYPDIWNSQRVQVEQAANALVLIYNQNVFPFMKVTWGTHPNNIGHSAALTGGCMRCHDGSHTAKNGTSITNDCSMCHNLVAVDEPNPKQLADIGLQ